In Topomyia yanbarensis strain Yona2022 chromosome 2, ASM3024719v1, whole genome shotgun sequence, one DNA window encodes the following:
- the LOC131685196 gene encoding uncharacterized protein LOC131685196: protein MVVTVSQLNAILSACGYAAVDGELADIVVRWTNVAIHDPNEAAMFIAHFIHETGGFQHRWAINPPQSTWDYDCRDACNNIYGYDNSLQNVAEDVTTKRLLFWLKRVCPSEAPFNFYLTTKVINGEVETSSSHPSAKKRYRLYLKAADVLGVQNLASEG, encoded by the coding sequence ATGGTTGTCACTGTATCACAGTTGAACGCTATTCTTTCTGCCTGTGGATATGCAGCAGTGGATGGTGAGCTTGCTGACATAGTCGTTCGCTGGACTAACGTCGCTATTCATGACCCTAATGAGGCGGCCATGTTCATCGCGCACTTTATCCATGAAACCGGTGGCTTCCAGCATCGGTGGGCAATTAACCCTCCGCAGTCAACATGGGATTATGACTGTCGTGACGCGTGCAACAACATTTACGGGTACGATAATTCGCTGCAGAATGTGGCAGAAGATGTCACAACTAAGAGACTCTTGTTCTGGCTGAAAAGAGTATGCCCCTCAGAAGCACCCTTCAACTTTTATCTCACGACCAAGGTTATCAATGGAGAAGTGGAGACAAGTTCCAGCCACCCGAGCGCAAAAAAACGTTACAGGTTATATCTCAAAGCGGCCGACGTGTTGGGTGTTCAAAATTTGGCAAGCGAAGGTTGA